The window ttaagatttattaaaaatttagacactaaagttaaaataagaattaaagTTTGAGTAAATTTATAGTATAGGAACtattcaatttgttttaaaaaatatacttcacaaccaaaccaaactttttttaaaaaattgaacataaaTTGTTActttaaatcatattataCGATCCGGACCAAAAATTATATGGTAACTTTTAggaatatttaaaagaaaaaaattgttacagcttaacatttttcaaagttaTGATTAagtgttatatttatttgttattgaaaacaacttttcctaaagaaattatttcttATACTCTCTAAAATCATTTGCTTTGTTACCCACCATTCATAAAAAAAGAGTGTATTGTATTATATTgaaatccaaataaaaaacaataaacaatgTAAATTAGCAAgagaaaattcataaataaaacacTAAATTGCTTGCTTCCCATCTCATCATATGTTATTGCACCCTTTCATACCATTTTGAACTAAGTAAACTTacttaattttatcatattttaaattactaaatCAAATACCATATGCAAAAAGACCATATTATTTCCCAAATAAACTCTACACTCTACCTTATTGATCttaatatgttgaaatttaacttcttgtttcttttgtttgattaacttttgaaaattgttaatacaatgagttgatttcttttatttgatcgaccttttaaaatttgttaataacATTGTATGTTGACTTATTCATTTTGTACGTTGAATTGATCATTGGCTTTTGAATTGATCATTGGCTTTTTGATTgaccttttaaaatttgttaataacATTGTATGTTAACTTATTCATTTTGTACGTTGAATTAATCATTGACTTTATCGATCTTTCATCAAGCTATTGCTGTTTAGTATTAGTGTTAATAACTTTAGGGTTTATtagtattaattttaataactttagggtttagggtttatacAATGTATAGTTATCCATAATTTAGCTGGATTGGATCTAGCTAATgaccaaaaatataaataaaattaaagtatagtATGTTAAGTAATGAGTAGTAATCAACCgacacaattttaaaagacaaattaaaatcatgCATAACACGTGCACTGCACGCTGCAccacaataaaataattttttaaaaaatgggattaaggcaaataaaaaatagatggTTGAGTGGAGTGGGCCGCACGGCCCAATGGATATTGAGAAGCCACGTCACCGCTTAACCACACACCAATTATTCATACCCTTACACGTAAACCATACTCGCCCACTCAATCATTACGGTGACACGTAGTGCCGGCACTCGCTACGTTTCGCAAGCCATAATGCTAATTCTTTTCACACTtctaattacaaaatttggtaactaaattaatttataatctGTTGCCTATTGcgataaatatttattgaggAATTGAATTCATTAGCACAAAATTTTGGAACGTATATATACCTATTGAACAGAAGAATTAATTAGTACGCAATCACTTtaagacgaagaagaagaagaagaagaagaaatcccATTATCGTAGTTTGAAGGATATGGagattgaatttgaatgtttaggGAGTTAAAACGATAGACGACACATGAGTGGAAGTGTTGAAGTTTAAACATTTGTGTAAATAAGAAGGAATATTTCGTCATCGCTGAAACTGGTAATACAAATCAACTGCGACGCAATATAACATGTATACAATGTAAATTCAagtaaggaagaaaaagggaaaatcaaaattgaaagccGTAAACAATTACAATGGAGACTCCATATTCCGGCATTCAATATAGTCGGAGATCCAAAAGAAGAATTGGagacatataaatataatgagATAGAAGAGAGCAGAAAAATTGCTAATCAGAATTGTTATCTTCGGAATCGTGTTCAGGAATAGTATCCAAGGAAGGAGAATTGGAGGATTTGGAAGGAGAAATAAGAGGGGGAGGAGCGACCTCGATCCAGGAGGTAAAATTAGAGAGGGCCGGCTTTGCCATGGAAGAGAGGGATGTGGGTTTAGTAATAGTGGAAATGAGAGGAAGAATGTTTGAGGAGAAAGAGGGAGTGAAGGTGGATATTTATAGAGAGAGGAATAGGAAAGAGCGGAGGAAGAAGAGGGTAATGACTCCAAACACGCACACGAGAGAAAGAGAATTCTtgtattttattcttttaattttgggaGGGAAACGCGGAGAAATTGTTTAGGAGCatgtgaaaaaaatcaaacaaataactTGAATAATTGAGAGCCACCTAACACCTTCCTTCCTCGAACCTACCTTCACTCTTTGGATTTTATGTCACCTTCAtcaccctttttcttttcctattttcttttagagttATTTGGGTTAATGAGATTGGGATATGGAACAAAATGTTCAACAACTTCACGTGACACTCATGGTGAAGACATCCCACACACATTTGGACGCTTGGGTGAGAGAATGAAAGAACGTGATAGTGACTCAGTTTTCTTCCACTTTTGGCTTAATTTTCCCACGTTCGTATTTGATAACATTTACAAGGAGATACCTCTTGATTTACactttaaagaaatataataataccATTAACTTCTTATTTTGCAGGTTTCAATTTAAAAGGCATCATAATTATCCTAAAGAAACATACTAATTTtccctaatttttttatctcgGAAAGAGGAGAGATGTATTGCAATTCAAGGAAAGTGAAAATACAACGGGAAGTGCTGGAAATTGTTACATATCCTTGATATTTAACCTCTGGTTAAACATTAAAGTTACATTTCTTTCCAcatgaaatattatttgattatacAAGAGCATTTAGGTTTACATCTTTAAACCGACATTGAACATTATAAACATAGAAATTTAAGAACATTCAATTTGTTTGagattaattcaaatatatttattgagaACAGTTAGAGCGATTTCAACAATAAATCCGAACGAGAATGGGATGTGTTGCTACATGAATATTCCTAATTTAGTAGGAGAGCAGTTCCTTGGTTCATAACACTCGGGCTTAGTATTGGTTCCTAACATAGATAAGACTACAAGCATCAACTGAAACAACAGCTTCCAAATTCAAATGCAGTTCCTTGAACTAGAGAATTCAGATCCTTGAGGGTAtttgaaccaaataattaGCTATTATAATCAATCCTGTGCTATTATAGTTTAAATCTAATAGTGAGTTTAAAAagtgtaaactattttagtttgaaaataaaatagtaaaccttaaagaagataataataacaaatagttaatgtaaaatagtaaaaacaataacaaacgtggattttgaaataatgttaGAATACAAAATCGCATCATCTATTTGTAACAAGAGGCTATTATAGTCTAGGACAATCCTTTCCCAAAAGACATCCCATTTGGGAAGACAAACTATACATGGTCAGTGTCTTCCTAAAATACTACCATGTATAATCAGTTTGAAACTATGTCCATTTTCCACCAAATGACAAACCAATCAAGTTAGTAGAATTGTGTAACACAATCATGTACCCGAAAGTGGAATCAACTTATTGGGAAGGcacatcaaaattttagtttggtGGTGGGTAACTTCAAAGTTAGTGTAATCCAAAAGATCACTTCCCTTACCCTTTTCGTTCATGGCACTTTGTACAACTTTATCAACAAAGATAACAACCAAACATCAGAGGCCACATAAAGTACAGGATTCAAGCATCAAGCACAGCAAAATAATAGCTCCGTACTTCAGTATATATCAAGAAGAAATAAACCGGTTCAAAATGGATTTACCCACGAGGCTACTTTATCATCTTCGTGTTTGAGTTATTTAAATCTTCTAGTGTCAGGGCTTGAGGAAAAGATAGTGTTTTCGCCCCCAAGGATATCTGATGTACGGTTTGTTAGGACTTTTTTCGCATCCTagctttgaaattttatttgattagttATGTTCTTAGCCAGCTACTATATAAGCAACCATCTTCATTAGCTAAACCTATACTTAGAGGCTAAGGCTCCCCTCTTTGGCTTCTAAACAACTTTAGATCACTACTAAAATAACGGGCCTAACATCCATGAGCTACAAGCAATTTGAGAATCTTAATCAatacattatatatcaatttttagaGATGTATTTAGGGGAACTTTTAAAGGACAATAATTGGGCAGGGGAACAAAAGCTATCCCATGAACACTAATTTGAGAATCTTAATCAATAcctaatatcaattttttatataagaatCTTCTTCAATACCTAAAATCATATCAAATCACCAATCctagataaaaaaaacaaacactttTTGTATACACCCATGATACCattataaaattcaagttaGCAGAGTAGAATAGATAAGATGACCCCAAAAGGGCCAAAACCCAGTTCTTACTTAACTATTGAACATCACATAATTTCAAGGCAAAGGTTGCAAAAGACCTGATATGCAGCCTAACACAGCCAATAACAGAAAAACCGAAGTGAACAAATATGATTCCATGAAATACAAGTTCATGATACGTCATTGAAATACCCCATAAAGATAAGTGCAAGCTATTGTAGGCAAGtgatagataaaaaaaataaataaataaaaaaaaaacctaaccAGATAATCTTCATACATTCCTTAAACCAATgatagagaagaaataaagcTTTGATATTCATTGCAATAATCCAATTCAggcttcttttaaaaaaaaacgacaAAAAACGCAGATAAACaagagagaaatagagaaaaaccACCCTAAAACTTACGTTAAATAGCAAAACTGATAAAACAAGGATGTAGAAGTAAATTCAATATCCCTCATTCTAAAGGAGTGGCCAAAGAAAGTTTTACTCTCAATCTTGGGGGATTTCAACATCGCCATCAGAAATCTCCTGTTGAAGATCCTTCGGGTCCTTGCCATCGACAGTACAGCCAACAGACACACAAGTACCAAGAATCTCCTTGACGGAGCCAGAGAGATCCTTAGCCATCGACCTGGGCCGCATAACCCTAGCAATCTCAATCACATCATCAAGAGAAATATTCCCATTATGCTTGATGTTCTTAGTTTTCTTCCTGTCACGTTCCGGCTCCTTCAAAGCCTTAATTACCAAAGCCGCCGCAGAAGGAACAACGGAGACCTTCGCCTGACGATTTTGGACGGTGAGCTTTACAGTAACCCTAAGACCTTTCCATTCCTTGGCGGTCTCTTTAGCAATGTCTTCTCCAATCTTCTTAGGGGAAAGACCGAGAGGACCGATCTTGGGAGCGAGAGAACTAGCGGCTCCGACCTCACCTCCGGTGACGCGAACGAAGACTTCAACGACCTGACTAGGGTCCAACTTCGGAGGCATGATTGGGCGGCGGGAAGGGAAGTGGATTCGAGAGATTCCACAGAAGGAAGAACAACCACAGCCACTAATGAACTAAAAGAGAGCGGcgaagagaaaatgaagaggCTTTCGGTTGATTTATGCTAGGGTTTTTCACATGCCTTCGAGCTTCCACAACCGACGATGTCTCGTCGGCCCATTCTCTACTGGAAATTAAAAACCCTAATCCGTTTCTTTTGGACTTTTCCCACCATGTCTCGGCCCATTCAAAATGGGCCTAAATAGAtttctaaaaacatttttgtgactaaaattatatttttaccttttgtaaaaagtaaataagaacaaagttaatttacataattgtaatcaaatccaaaaatatttacgttaGTGGTTAGTGTAGTAATGAAAAATTCCATCAAcgcaataaaatatttttataattttcaaattttcgaTTTactcatatttaaaatttatgcaTCTTCTATTCCatattttcattcttatatttttaaatgatttattttactgTTTAAATCTCGTATCTCATGTTCACCATATACagcaacaaaatttatgaagCTACTTCATCTTTCTCGTATTTGAGAATATCAAAATCgtttaaataacattttgacttgatctaaacaatcgtttacCATAGTTAACTCGATCTTTAGCATGATCATCATGatcatttgatttgatgtttttaacTATCATTTATGTTAGACTATATGGTTGCTTACTATAATCAACACAATCGTTTTTCATTATAAACTCGTTCAAATTCAAAgctttttttcaattgttaaaaagaactacacacAATCGTGTATGACCTAAACAATAGTAGATATGAGTACACGATCATTTGGACGAAATTTACTCTCACGCGTTGGCTGATTAATCGTGTGTTGactaaaacaatttttgtattttttagtgTGACCCTTGTGGCGTTTTCCGTcctcaaaattgttttagtataaatattttgcccgttttaaaaaaaaaaaatccaccaaaagttattaattcaaatttcaactttcacATGCCGTGagaaaacataattattttgtaaggAAAAGACAACCAgtaatctttattttatatataatatatataattgtaacaatcataatttagatttagatgCATTTTTAATATGTAAACTAATTACTTAATTTAGCTTATTGTTTTTGTCAATTGGGTTGAGACTTGAGATATTttaatgggaaaaaaaatatatgaactaACACTCATAGATTGCTATTGCTATTGCTATCCCAATTATTATATagacaatttaaataaataaaaaaaatcaaactttcttATATTTAGCAAATTTAATTGGTCCGTCATGAGATTTATGTATAATGATAAGAAATCAAACGTCactaattatcaaattatctCTCTTAATCATTGGTGAAGAGTTGACGCAAACCACATAATCCTTGAAAGAAATAGCAAACTTGAAAAAACTTGAAAGTgactttattcaatttaatcataaaataatCTCTAATCCacaattttattacatttatgTTGATAATTGAAGCTTCTCGAAATGTCTTTCATGTCCTTGTTAACGagtaacaaatattttatatatcaaatttcatGTATAGttgacataaaatatataccaataattttaattaaagattcaTGAGTTTTGATATTCATAAGTTCCAAACATTTAAACAACAATGGGACTTTAATGAAAGTCTAAAGGCAACAAAGATATCAAATTGGTGTTTGTGACgaaaatttactttaaatatgaaaacaataCCAAAGTCGTATAGAAATATCcaaaaaaatgtagaagatATACTTTAAGTTCCTAAGACTTCAGGTTTGAACTTAATGTGTACCTATTTAGTACGtgcaagttttaaaatttgaattaggTTAGAAATTTGGTTTTGTCTTGACCTAACTCACACCGTGTTACCATTAGTTGACTAATGAAATGGATGATGTGGCATGATTgaaattgcatttttttttttttaatgatgtagccctttttttaattaattttatagtaGCATTTGTAATCattctaaataatataaaattgtaaagtaattaaaaatgataccGTAAGAAAGACAAgcttacaaataattaatcataatagtttatgaataattgAACGCAATTTTCTATTAGTTAATAAATACACTAACAAACAgatatataacataatatttaaaataacatttgttgcaaaatatatatattcaacatgaaaatctcttttttttttatttttaatttctcacaTCACTATAAACACACTCAAAAATAAccaataaacaacaaaataagaggAAGAGTTTCAATTCTATTTGGtaactatctttttttttttttcttttcaaagttaaaatttaaaatctaccGGTTgacaaataattttctaagttttttttttttccaaacttTGACTAAACTCCAGAAGCATActaataacttaaaaaaagactatatatatgtgtagaTAAGAGATCAAATTTGTAGTGTATGTCAATTACATGGGTAcagaaaaagtttaaaaatatatattaagtaGATGATAGCTTGATTGAGATTAGACAAGAGTACAAGAAACAAACACTTGCCTTTTAGACGTTCATATATATCCAAAGTGTAAAGAGAAAGGTGAGTATTACTATTACATCAAATAGTATTGCATTGCAAAATAGGTCAAATcggagaaaaataaaaagtcatgttttttttttaaaaaagcattGATTTATTATGAAGATTTCACCACAATTATATCTATCACACATGGTTTGTTCCTATATGATTGCAACCATccctaattttaaaagataatgtaggcttttaaaaaaaatgatgcaTGAAGAATCTtatcataataaaatatttcttcttgtttgCATCAAAAGTAGGAAAGTGTAACAGTTATGGACAATAATTGTGCAtggagttatatatatatacatatatattacaatgTCTATATTagatgtttttgttttaatcttAAAGGCTTGTGAAATTTGGTGGGAAGATAATGATGCATTTAtgttgtttgaattttgaaatttatttatttattataaacaaaattgtgGCCTAAAGTTTTATTCAGTCCACATATGTTACAATTTTACcttggaaagaaagaaaattaaattatatatataatgatcaATCCTTTTCCTATTTAACGCTaaaaccaaaatcataatTGTCATTAAATAAGTTGTTTATTATCTTCccttcatttatttaaataatggGAACATGTTATGTTAGTACTTAGTCCccatttataatttcaaagtACTCTTAAGGTCTTctaatcaaacaataataatttaaaactatagataaacattacaaatattgaaaaagtaaatatgtcaaagatatatatatttaccaaaaataaaaatctacaTACAATGTTGGACTATTGTTTTTAGATGAATAATcgaataaatatattttgttacttactttattatatttggttaatttcaaatcaactgTCCCTCTTAAACTAAAACTGCCGAATTCgtataagaaattttaaaaggaCAGAGACAAATTAAAAGCACTTCTGCAACACAGACTTCtaaagtaatttaaatataggaaaattACATTATGAAAATGGTCcctaaaattattaaatttttagtaaaagaatttgaacCTTATCAAGTTATCCATTCCGCATGATAGTTGGAAgttgtgaaagaaaaataccataaataaaatataaattttgtttaaataaacaaataaaatacttctaaaattggttatcaaaaacaaaaatatttagtgtCCATGTcacaaatgaaagaatttgatagaatttaccgtttaaaaaagttttcagTTTTGTATTTCCTTAACCTCTCTTAAGCGatcctttttttattgtgcgctgattttaaagattttaaaaacaataattcaaatctaaatgattgtatatgaaataatagtgaaagaaaaatttatttttgaaaccACTCCATTAatcatataacatttttaaaattttcactctACACTTGTAGActttttttatactatttaaatattttgagaatttgttttaattttttttaaaaggccccctaaaattaataaattatccAACCTTGAAAATGTCACATTTTACACATAAAAGGAAAGCTCAATGAAATAGATAAAATGGCAGTAAAAGTACGGTACTGTTCTATTTCTTCACGTATATTACTTTTTGGTACACCTGTGCTCTCTCCCTTCACCACCGCCGTCAGATGTTTGAATTAAATTCAACTAAACTAAGTTTGAATGTACTGGATCTGAACACGTCATCCATTGTATGAATCTTTTGTGGACGGCAGTGAGTCACGATGAAAACGCGCTCGTCCTTGTTTGTTGTAGATTTTTCATACGCTACTTGTCATGTCCACAATTTTTTGGTTACGTAAAcatatagttttgtttttgtttatttttggaGCCTAAACTTTAGAGTTTATAAAATTCATGTATATTAAAATGTAGTGTGTTATGTTaatcattaacaaaaaaattcagTAATTGTAgtatcatcatttttttaatggaacaAAGTGtgagttttaattaaaagtgaaattatAATCGAATCGacttgaatttctttttaaaaagaaattgtgtaTTTAGTATCACACTCCTTAAGTTATAAGATtataatgtttatatatatatatatatatatatatatatataactataaatataaatagtatTTACAAGCCTAATTTCCTAGAACCCATTGTACAAAATCATCTTGTGTCAAATTGGCCCTAAAGTATTATTTAGAGACCTACTATTCCCACAAGCTAAACTCCAATACCATTTTGACAAATTTGTAGGGATAAAGCGTCATTTTTGTatctatatttacaaaaatgattttaaatcaaacaaaattattcataaaataaaaattgacaaaatatttgcacttattaattttttagtagTTTTCTATGAAAGGTAGATAGCactcttatatttttaataaaatttaaatttaatcttctaaaatcaattaaagaataataataaactgtACCAATTAAATCAACATTACATCTTTCTAGGTTTATAGATTAAATATATGTTaggttttttttcaaaataataaaataacatatgaataattttttaaaataaaaaaacttataaactaTTCACAACCCATAACGaaagtaaattttcttttatttatgtaaaattttcaaagtacaaactatttaaaattcattaattttattttgtcctatgtataaatagtttgttcaattttttagaatttctGTTGAAGGGAAGAAATTTGGAAGTAATGTAacaaatatttctaataaaaaaaatcataacgTGTGGGATCCCACAAATTGTAGTGGTTGTAGGGAGAGAGAGTTTGTAGAGGATAATatcctttaatatttttgtttattttatattttctcaacCATTTTATTAGAATCCGAAATGATTGGTACACGTGTTGACATATTATTAATTGCATTTCAAAATTCGTCGTTATCTTCTATTACACCAATCATGCGATGCAGGAGAGCGATGGCAttcaaattactaaaatatatgtattttcttataatattgTCCGACGTGTCGGACCCTAACCTCTTCTTCTAAACTTCCACAGGATATTGCTCTTCTGTCGTATCGGATCGTACGTGTCGTCTGCTGTAAATTCGGGATTTTACTACCATTACTTCTCACGTGCACTTCCCATTTTCTATTcaaacataattcaattactttctcttttttcaaacATCATAAACAATTAaccaatattctttttataagtTTACTTCACTCTAAATTTTACAGATATATAATACCTTCAAAGTTACTTGTTCCACTTCACTTACTAAATTAGCTTCATTCAATTAATCATGACAACTACATGATGCAcacttttttgtttcaaaaagtAAACGGACAACAACTACAGAAAAAAACGACAAACGTATTTAATCGCGACAAAAAGAACTATTGACTCTATCTAAActacataatatataatattgaacATGTGtaattgatttaaatcaaaatttattattttttaaatttgttatttttgtaattttgaaaaaatagtgaGCGGTAGAGTAGATTGAAAAtgagaggaaaggaaaggaaggaGAGACATTGTAGggataaatttgtaatttgaagaTATTAGACGACAAAAGTTATTAAAGAAAGCtaagaaaatggtaaaaggGGTTAAAGGGAAATGGGTGTGAGAATCAAACGGCGAGTGCACGGTAAAACCGTGGGGGAGTTGTGTATTATAGAATTGTCTcattgtatttttgttataattattttatttgaatataattgaactttaaaatGTTCGTACGCCGGGCGAAGAGAGAACGGGGGGGAGAAGCGTGAACTTATCCATTAAAACCATTATAAAAATGGTGGGCCAAAACTCTAAATAATTTCACACTTTGATTCCTTCAGAGCAGTTGAAATTCAATTCCATTCAATcacaaacaacaacaacaacaacaagatCTGAACCTCCAAATCATCCATCGATTTTTCAATGGCGTCAAGGAGAGGCGGCTTAGGATTCGGCTTCGGTTTTCACTCCAAACCCAACTACATCTATCCGGCGTCGGACTCACTTCGCTGTTCTGAATCATCTACCGATAATAACCTCTTTGAATTCGACGAATCGGATATTTGGACATCCGCTACTACTACTGCTCCAACTCCCCCGATGGAATCGAGAAAGATCTTTCCGATCTCCAAGAAACTTCCCAAGAGGAGTGGCTCTGCTGCCACAGCGGTGGAGAAGGCGGTGAAGGCGTCTTCGTCATTGCCGGTCAACATTCCGGATTGGTCGAAGATTCTGCAGAAGGATCAGAACAAGCACGGGCGGAGAGCGGTGGCGGACGAGGATTTTGATGATAGTGACGACGGGGATGACGACGACATTCGACGGGCACCGCCGCATGAGTATTTGGCCAGACGGCGAGGTGATTCGTTTTCGGTTCATGAAGGGATCGGAAGAACGCTGAAGGGAAGGGATTTGAGAATGGTGAGAAATGCAATTTGGAAAAAAACTGGGTTCgaagattaattttaaattaatttttagctagccaaaaaaaaaaattaccatatAATCAGTTCCGGAAACCATACTTAGAATAATGATTAGAGAATTTTGATGAAgtaaattaatgtaatttccCCTAAATTTTCccaattt of the Cucumis sativus cultivar 9930 chromosome 3, Cucumber_9930_V3, whole genome shotgun sequence genome contains:
- the LOC101217104 gene encoding 60S ribosomal protein L12-1; translated protein: MPPKLDPSQVVEVFVRVTGGEVGAASSLAPKIGPLGLSPKKIGEDIAKETAKEWKGLRVTVKLTVQNRQAKVSVVPSAAALVIKALKEPERDRKKTKNIKHNGNISLDDVIEIARVMRPRSMAKDLSGSVKEILGTCVSVGCTVDGKDPKDLQQEISDGDVEIPQD
- the LOC101217342 gene encoding uncharacterized protein LOC101217342 codes for the protein MASRRGGLGFGFGFHSKPNYIYPASDSLRCSESSTDNNLFEFDESDIWTSATTTAPTPPMESRKIFPISKKLPKRSGSAATAVEKAVKASSSLPVNIPDWSKILQKDQNKHGRRAVADEDFDDSDDGDDDDIRRAPPHEYLARRRGDSFSVHEGIGRTLKGRDLRMVRNAIWKKTGFED